A genome region from Bifidobacterium coryneforme includes the following:
- the rfbB gene encoding dTDP-glucose 4,6-dehydratase — protein sequence MADFFSPRNILVTGGCGFIGSNFVHYVVDHHPDVHVTVLDALTYAGNRKNIEGLPEDRVEFVHGNICDADLLDKIVPGHDAIVHYAAESHNDNSIKDPAPFVETNVVGTFRLLEVARKYDVRYHHVSTDEVYGDLALDDPARFTEETPYHPSSPYSSTKASSDLLVRAWYRTFGVRMTISNCSNNYGPYQHVEKFIPRQITNILDGIRPKLYGDGLNVRDWIHTEDHSSAVWTILTKGRLGETYLIGADGERNNINVLRDILKVMGQPEDAFDKVKDRPGHDRRYAIDATKLRTELGWEPAHTDFESGLEQTIDWYRNNRAWWEPAKAATEEKYRRNGQ from the coding sequence ATGGCAGATTTCTTTTCACCCAGGAACATTCTTGTGACCGGCGGATGTGGCTTCATCGGCTCCAACTTCGTGCACTATGTGGTTGACCATCACCCTGATGTGCACGTCACCGTGTTGGACGCGCTCACCTATGCCGGCAACCGGAAGAATATCGAGGGGCTGCCGGAGGACAGGGTCGAGTTCGTCCACGGCAACATCTGCGATGCGGATCTGCTTGATAAAATCGTGCCAGGTCACGATGCCATCGTGCATTATGCCGCCGAGTCCCACAACGACAACTCAATCAAGGACCCAGCGCCATTTGTCGAGACCAACGTGGTGGGCACTTTCAGACTCCTTGAAGTCGCCAGGAAGTACGATGTCCGTTACCATCACGTGAGCACTGATGAGGTATACGGCGACCTGGCGCTTGATGATCCTGCAAGGTTCACCGAAGAAACGCCATACCATCCCTCAAGCCCCTATTCGTCCACCAAGGCCTCGTCGGACCTTCTGGTCCGCGCCTGGTACCGGACCTTCGGGGTCCGCATGACCATCTCCAACTGCAGCAACAACTACGGTCCTTACCAGCACGTGGAGAAGTTCATTCCCCGCCAGATCACCAACATCCTGGATGGAATTCGTCCCAAGCTCTACGGCGACGGTCTCAATGTCAGGGACTGGATTCACACCGAAGACCACTCCAGTGCGGTCTGGACCATCCTGACCAAGGGGCGCCTGGGTGAGACCTACCTGATTGGGGCGGACGGGGAACGCAACAACATCAACGTCCTGCGCGACATCCTCAAAGTCATGGGTCAACCTGAGGATGCCTTCGACAAGGTCAAGGATCGCCCCGGTCACGACCGTCGCTATGCAATCGATGCCACCAAACTCCGTACCGAGCTTGGATGGGAGCCTGCGCATACCGATTTCGAAAGCGGCCTGGAGCAGACCATAGACTGGTACAGGAACAACCGGGCTTGGTGGGAGCCCGCCAAAGCCGCCACCGAAGAGAAGTATCGACGTAACGGACAGTGA
- a CDS encoding DUF2142 domain-containing protein — protein MKLQAKRLNSHSTYAVLLFLVISILEGTVFLTNVGALTLPDGDMHANASYAMATGQILNLPERSTDKFGNPVKSQHISGDSRYLHNKAMHNALVMDIIGDPMATDPHMANQRLADHLPSTRVTLPDKSFPSRTNQYFPLVYLPQGIGVWVGLHTGLGPYNVWQCGRIANFIFYLFLFGLSIVMIPRGKYLMAVLGSLYPTIFMATSLMSDAMFISVCACFIAYFFSLSTRDRPVTRVQMGILIGLTVCLFLFKTVYVALALLVWALPGSLLTTKRKATFTGLSALITLPIYGLWSSIYQNVPAIVSISDNTHFMFRHPLKVIFTISWNLMEFPKTLMRIGSAVLVPTLFVLAAWLILFMSSRPAPVDQSSPTASVRRYRYIWVSMVAFFCVAFLAYLFPYLTWNDMTVMKNAQAIQGFQGRYLTPILPLLTCICFFPPERTADALPPHNAADTIVGASEAESSSPTR, from the coding sequence GTGAAATTGCAAGCCAAACGATTGAACAGTCACAGCACCTATGCAGTACTGCTCTTCCTTGTCATCTCCATTCTCGAAGGCACGGTCTTCCTGACCAACGTCGGAGCCCTGACTCTGCCGGATGGCGATATGCACGCAAACGCCTCATATGCCATGGCAACCGGACAGATCTTGAACCTGCCTGAGCGCAGTACGGACAAATTCGGGAACCCGGTAAAGAGCCAGCATATTTCCGGAGACTCCCGATACCTGCATAACAAGGCCATGCACAACGCCCTGGTGATGGACATCATCGGCGACCCCATGGCCACCGACCCCCATATGGCGAATCAGCGTCTTGCCGACCATCTGCCATCAACACGGGTAACCCTCCCGGACAAGTCATTCCCCTCGCGAACGAACCAGTACTTCCCCCTGGTCTATCTGCCCCAGGGGATAGGCGTTTGGGTTGGCCTGCACACCGGACTCGGACCCTACAACGTCTGGCAATGCGGAAGAATAGCGAATTTCATCTTCTACCTGTTCCTATTCGGCCTATCCATCGTGATGATTCCCAGGGGCAAGTACCTCATGGCTGTACTGGGGTCCCTGTATCCGACCATATTCATGGCGACCAGCCTTATGTCGGATGCCATGTTCATCAGTGTCTGCGCGTGCTTCATCGCTTACTTCTTCTCCCTTTCAACCCGCGATAGACCAGTAACCCGTGTTCAGATGGGTATCCTGATAGGGCTCACCGTCTGCCTCTTCCTCTTCAAGACGGTGTACGTGGCATTGGCTCTCCTGGTATGGGCCCTGCCGGGGTCGCTGCTGACGACGAAACGCAAGGCTACATTCACGGGATTGTCCGCTCTCATCACTCTCCCGATTTACGGCCTGTGGAGTTCGATCTATCAGAATGTACCGGCAATCGTCAGTATCTCCGACAACACCCACTTCATGTTCAGGCACCCTCTGAAGGTCATATTCACCATTTCCTGGAACCTCATGGAGTTCCCGAAGACCCTGATGAGAATCGGTTCTGCCGTCCTCGTCCCGACACTCTTCGTACTGGCGGCCTGGCTCATCCTGTTTATGTCCAGCAGGCCTGCACCGGTTGACCAGAGTTCCCCGACCGCCTCCGTGCGCCGGTACCGGTACATCTGGGTCTCTATGGTCGCTTTCTTCTGTGTGGCCTTCCTGGCATATCTCTTCCCCTATCTCACCTGGAACGATATGACGGTCATGAAGAACGCCCAAGCGATACAAGGATTCCAGGGCAGGTATCTCACCCCGATCCTGCCCCTCCTGACCTGCATATGCTTCTTCCCGCCCGAGAGGACGGCGGATGCCTTGCCCCCTCACAACGCGGCCGATACCATTGTTGGAGCTTCCGAAGCAGAGAGTTCTTCTCCAACGCGATAG
- a CDS encoding ABC transporter ATP-binding protein, which produces MKLSDKTDNLPDDVALRVSHVSKDFKLPYEKTNSLKGFVFNTIRRQNGYTIQHVLKDISFEVKKGDFFGIVGKNGSGKSTLLKIISRIYSPNSGKVQVNGKLVPFIELGVGFNPELTGRENVYLNGAMLGFSREEIDNMYDDIVDFAELGDFMEQKLKNYSSGMQVRLAFSVAIKSQGDILVLDEVLAVGDEAFQKKCRDYFFEAKREKKTIILVTHSMGDVRQFCNKAMLIQDGVIAKFGEPDEVASAYSDYFVEKEQEAVQKDNEAVRLEQGDGVRMVDIQVAADGKNTQLLDINQNFDIRIAFECERNVPHGIFEINLVDQQGRVVLATSNLVNSDKDTFTKGRHEIIFKIENVLASGDYDVNITAASGDDLLLKQSAVYHFQVRKAKLYDQSLTHPKVSVKLT; this is translated from the coding sequence ATGAAACTTTCCGATAAAACCGATAATCTGCCTGATGATGTGGCACTTAGGGTCTCCCATGTGTCAAAGGACTTCAAACTGCCCTATGAGAAGACCAACAGCCTTAAGGGTTTCGTCTTCAACACCATCCGAAGGCAGAACGGATATACCATCCAGCATGTGCTCAAGGACATTTCCTTCGAGGTGAAGAAAGGTGATTTCTTTGGCATTGTGGGCAAGAATGGTTCCGGCAAGTCCACTCTTCTGAAGATCATCTCTCGTATATACTCTCCAAACAGTGGCAAGGTTCAGGTCAATGGGAAACTGGTGCCTTTCATCGAGCTGGGAGTGGGTTTCAATCCTGAGCTTACGGGTAGGGAGAACGTATATCTGAACGGTGCCATGCTCGGGTTCTCCAGGGAAGAGATCGACAATATGTATGACGATATTGTCGATTTCGCCGAGCTGGGCGACTTCATGGAACAGAAGCTGAAGAACTATTCCAGTGGTATGCAGGTTCGGCTGGCCTTCTCAGTAGCCATCAAGTCCCAGGGTGACATTCTCGTCCTTGATGAGGTACTGGCAGTGGGAGACGAAGCTTTTCAGAAGAAGTGCCGGGATTATTTCTTCGAGGCCAAGAGAGAGAAGAAGACCATCATACTGGTCACTCATTCCATGGGTGATGTTCGACAGTTCTGCAACAAAGCCATGCTGATACAGGATGGTGTCATTGCCAAGTTCGGCGAACCGGACGAAGTCGCCAGTGCCTATTCCGACTACTTCGTAGAGAAGGAGCAGGAGGCCGTCCAGAAGGACAATGAGGCGGTCCGACTGGAGCAAGGCGATGGTGTTCGGATGGTCGACATACAGGTCGCAGCCGATGGGAAGAACACCCAGCTCCTCGACATCAACCAGAACTTCGACATCAGGATCGCCTTCGAATGCGAGCGGAACGTTCCACACGGCATCTTCGAGATCAATCTGGTAGACCAGCAGGGCAGGGTGGTTCTGGCTACCTCGAACCTGGTCAATTCAGACAAGGACACTTTTACCAAGGGTCGTCACGAGATCATATTTAAGATCGAGAATGTTCTGGCCTCTGGTGATTATGACGTTAACATCACTGCTGCCTCGGGAGATGACCTTCTGCTCAAGCAGTCGGCTGTGTACCACTTCCAGGTTCGCAAGGCTAAACTCTACGATCAAAGTTTGACTCATCCGAAAGTCAGTGTGAAACTGACCTGA
- a CDS encoding sugar nucleotide-binding protein, whose amino-acid sequence MSFDFEKELKVSKTNIPGLLVFDLPVHGDNRGWFKENWQRAKMTELGLPDFHPVQNNISFNASRGVTRGIHAEPWDKFISIGSGEIFGAWVDLRPGEGFGQVFTTRLDPSKAIYVPRGVGNSFQALADNTVYTYLVNAHWSLEQKKTYTFVNLADPQLGIEWPIPLDQCELSEADTNHPMLAQAKPMAPRRTMVTGASGQLGQAIRQYVQDHDLQGFEFTNIEDFDFSDPEAYDQFDWSLYGTIINAGAYTAVDMAETDQGRQDAWKSNAVGPAMLARVAEEHNMTLVHVSSDYVFDGQQKEHAESEPFAPLGVYGQTKAAGDIAVSNIPRHYILRSSWVIGQGHNFVKTMMGLSDRVADPDDGLDSVTVVDDQVGRLTFTEDMAAAIFHLLDSQAPYGTYNLTGSGSITSWAEIASRVFEQTNGNGDKVKPVSTEDYYAGATGPISPRPTNSALSLDKIRAVGFHPGDWEGALEDYVQSIIDSR is encoded by the coding sequence ATGTCTTTCGATTTTGAAAAAGAGCTGAAAGTCAGCAAGACCAACATTCCCGGGCTCTTGGTCTTTGACCTGCCGGTGCACGGTGACAACCGAGGCTGGTTCAAGGAGAACTGGCAACGGGCCAAGATGACGGAACTCGGCCTGCCTGATTTCCACCCGGTGCAAAACAACATCAGCTTCAATGCCAGCCGTGGCGTTACCCGTGGTATCCATGCCGAGCCCTGGGACAAGTTCATTTCCATCGGGAGCGGTGAGATTTTCGGTGCCTGGGTTGACCTCCGCCCAGGCGAAGGATTCGGACAGGTGTTCACCACCCGGCTGGACCCCTCCAAGGCAATCTATGTGCCCAGGGGAGTGGGCAACAGCTTCCAGGCTCTGGCCGACAACACGGTCTACACCTATCTGGTCAATGCCCACTGGTCCCTGGAGCAGAAGAAGACCTATACCTTCGTCAACCTCGCCGACCCCCAGCTTGGCATCGAGTGGCCCATACCGCTTGATCAGTGCGAACTGAGTGAAGCGGATACGAACCATCCCATGCTGGCCCAGGCCAAGCCTATGGCCCCGCGCCGGACCATGGTGACCGGTGCCAGCGGACAGCTTGGGCAGGCCATCCGCCAGTACGTGCAGGACCACGATCTCCAAGGGTTCGAATTCACGAACATCGAGGACTTCGATTTCTCCGATCCTGAGGCCTACGACCAGTTCGACTGGAGTCTGTACGGGACCATCATCAATGCCGGTGCCTATACCGCGGTCGATATGGCCGAGACGGACCAGGGGCGGCAGGATGCATGGAAGTCCAACGCCGTGGGGCCGGCAATGCTGGCCAGGGTCGCGGAAGAACACAACATGACCTTGGTGCATGTCTCCAGTGATTACGTTTTCGATGGGCAGCAGAAGGAGCACGCTGAGTCCGAGCCCTTCGCACCCCTCGGAGTGTACGGTCAGACCAAGGCCGCCGGCGACATCGCGGTCTCGAATATACCCCGCCATTACATTCTCCGGTCCAGCTGGGTGATTGGTCAGGGGCATAATTTCGTCAAGACCATGATGGGGCTTTCCGACCGAGTGGCTGACCCGGATGACGGTCTCGACTCGGTTACCGTCGTGGACGACCAGGTTGGCAGGCTGACCTTCACCGAAGACATGGCCGCAGCCATCTTCCACCTTCTGGATTCGCAGGCACCATACGGTACCTACAACCTGACCGGTTCGGGGTCCATCACCTCCTGGGCTGAGATTGCGAGTCGCGTCTTCGAGCAGACCAATGGCAACGGCGACAAGGTGAAACCGGTGTCGACCGAGGACTACTACGCGGGAGCCACCGGCCCTATTTCCCCGCGTCCGACCAACAGTGCCCTCTCCCTGGATAAAATCAGGGCCGTCGGCTTCCATCCCGGTGATTGGGAGGGTGCCCTGGAGGATTACGTCCAGTCCATCATCGACTCCCGCTGA
- a CDS encoding ABC transporter permease, with amino-acid sequence MKRLEIFSKKNWLLLKAMVSTDFKLRYKESVLGYLWSVLKPLMLFAIMYVVFVRFMRFGADVPHFAVALLLGIILWNLFNETTTGGMLSIVGHGDLLRKIHFSKYVVVVASSMSALINFGFNFIVVIVFALINGVKPAWSNLLILPIVFELYLLALGISFFLSALYVDLRDLNPIWEVVTQAGFYATPIIYPISMISSRAGNNGPIFAKLDLMLNPMAQIVQDARHVLISPANPTLWGWTSNFFVACWPVVFSLLIFLLGLKFFTVKSKYFAELV; translated from the coding sequence TTGAAGAGATTAGAGATTTTCAGCAAGAAGAACTGGCTTCTGCTCAAAGCCATGGTCTCCACGGATTTCAAACTGAGGTATAAGGAATCGGTCTTGGGGTACCTGTGGTCGGTTCTCAAGCCCCTTATGCTCTTTGCCATTATGTATGTCGTCTTCGTGCGCTTCATGCGGTTTGGAGCGGATGTTCCGCACTTCGCCGTGGCTCTCTTGCTTGGTATCATCCTGTGGAATCTTTTTAACGAAACAACAACTGGCGGTATGCTCTCGATTGTGGGGCATGGAGATCTTCTGCGGAAGATACACTTCTCCAAGTATGTGGTAGTCGTTGCGTCATCCATGAGCGCTCTGATCAACTTCGGGTTCAACTTCATCGTCGTGATTGTCTTTGCCCTGATCAACGGAGTCAAGCCGGCATGGTCGAATTTACTCATTCTGCCGATAGTCTTTGAGCTCTACTTGCTGGCCTTGGGTATTTCATTCTTCCTCAGTGCGCTCTATGTCGACCTGCGTGATCTGAACCCCATCTGGGAGGTCGTGACGCAAGCCGGCTTTTATGCTACGCCCATCATCTATCCAATCAGCATGATCTCTTCCAGGGCCGGTAACAACGGACCTATTTTCGCCAAGCTGGACCTCATGCTTAACCCTATGGCCCAGATTGTGCAGGATGCTCGTCATGTGCTGATATCCCCCGCCAATCCGACCTTGTGGGGATGGACAAGCAACTTCTTCGTCGCCTGCTGGCCTGTTGTCTTCTCCCTGTTGATCTTCCTGCTGGGCTTGAAGTTCTTTACTGTCAAATCCAAGTACTTCGCGGAGCTGGTATAA
- the rfbA gene encoding glucose-1-phosphate thymidylyltransferase RfbA, which produces MRGIILAGGSGTRLYPLTTVTSKQLLPVYDKPMIYYPLSVLMMAGINEILIISTPMDIGNFQRLLGDGSRFGISLSYKIQPSPDGLAQAFILGEDFIGGEPCALVLGDNIFYGNGLGRTLRNAAGSQHGATVFGYYVDDPQRYGVVEFDKDNKVVSIEEKPEHPASNYAVTGLYFYDERVTEFAKQVKPSARGELEITDLNRLYLQDESLRVQTLGRGYAWLDTGTMDSLYEAGEFVRTVQRAQGLPIAAVEEVAYENGWITREELVEAGQRYGKSPYGQHLLDVANNKIIFKKHVDQA; this is translated from the coding sequence ATGAGAGGCATCATTCTTGCCGGCGGTTCGGGCACGCGTCTGTACCCGCTGACCACCGTCACTTCCAAGCAGCTGCTTCCGGTGTACGACAAGCCTATGATCTATTACCCCCTGAGCGTGCTCATGATGGCAGGTATCAATGAGATACTGATCATCTCAACGCCCATGGATATCGGCAATTTCCAGCGCCTACTGGGTGATGGGAGCCGGTTTGGCATCAGTCTCTCCTACAAGATCCAGCCCAGCCCGGATGGTCTTGCCCAGGCATTCATCCTGGGCGAGGATTTCATCGGCGGCGAACCCTGCGCTTTGGTTCTGGGCGACAACATTTTCTACGGGAATGGTCTTGGTCGTACTCTGCGAAATGCGGCGGGCAGCCAGCACGGGGCAACGGTGTTCGGCTACTATGTGGACGATCCACAGAGGTACGGCGTGGTCGAGTTCGACAAAGACAACAAGGTCGTCAGCATTGAGGAGAAGCCTGAGCATCCGGCCAGCAACTACGCGGTTACCGGACTGTACTTCTATGACGAGCGAGTCACTGAGTTTGCCAAGCAGGTCAAGCCTTCTGCACGTGGTGAATTGGAGATCACCGATCTGAATCGTCTCTACCTTCAAGACGAATCCCTGCGCGTTCAGACCCTGGGTCGTGGTTATGCCTGGCTGGATACAGGGACCATGGATTCCCTCTATGAGGCAGGGGAGTTCGTCAGAACCGTTCAGAGGGCCCAGGGTCTTCCCATCGCCGCTGTGGAAGAGGTAGCTTACGAGAATGGCTGGATCACCCGTGAAGAGCTGGTAGAAGCAGGTCAAAGGTATGGCAAGTCTCCATATGGTCAGCATCTGCTGGATGTTGCCAACAACAAGATCATCTTCAAGAAGCATGTGGATCAAGCCTGA